A stretch of the Filimonas lacunae genome encodes the following:
- a CDS encoding acetylxylan esterase translates to MKKYLLMVAAVCFACALKAQTAAPLKMVDFVFTPDHANWNYTVNENAFINVSVLQYGVPVSGVKVDYQTGMEMLPAEKKETATWANGTGRIALGTTKEPGFRQLVVKATVNGKQYSGEIKVAYSPEKIAPTVNMPDDFVQFWDAAKAAAAKVPMDALLTYLPEKSTGTVDVYLVNIQNYKKGQRLYGFLCKPKAAGKYPVILEPPGAGVKPVSPGMAYANQGFISLSIEIHGISPLLDNETYANISNAFGNYWWNQLDDRDNYYYKSVYLGCVRAIDFLCSLPEFDGKNVAVAGGSQGGALAIVTAALDKRVKCLVSFYPALCDITGYLHNRAGGWPHLLSQANQQQNNKPEKLRTLSYYDVVNFAKQITVPGFYSWGYNDNTVPPTSVFAAVNSVKAPKNIVLTPISGHWRFPETNETSMAWVKQQLGLDSAPKQP, encoded by the coding sequence ATGAAGAAATATTTGTTGATGGTAGCAGCGGTTTGCTTTGCATGTGCTTTAAAAGCGCAAACGGCCGCGCCTTTAAAAATGGTAGACTTTGTGTTCACGCCCGATCATGCCAACTGGAATTATACGGTGAATGAAAATGCTTTTATCAATGTAAGTGTGCTACAGTATGGCGTTCCGGTAAGTGGTGTGAAGGTGGACTATCAAACAGGTATGGAAATGCTGCCGGCTGAAAAGAAGGAAACAGCTACCTGGGCAAACGGTACGGGAAGGATTGCTTTAGGCACTACAAAGGAGCCGGGCTTCCGGCAGCTGGTAGTAAAGGCTACTGTGAACGGAAAACAATATTCCGGAGAAATTAAGGTGGCTTATTCGCCGGAAAAGATAGCGCCTACGGTTAATATGCCAGACGACTTTGTGCAGTTTTGGGATGCGGCAAAGGCGGCAGCGGCTAAAGTGCCAATGGACGCCCTATTGACCTATCTGCCTGAAAAAAGTACCGGAACGGTAGATGTTTACCTGGTGAATATACAGAACTACAAAAAGGGACAGCGCTTATATGGCTTTTTGTGTAAACCCAAAGCAGCTGGTAAATACCCGGTAATACTGGAACCGCCAGGGGCAGGTGTAAAGCCTGTGAGTCCGGGTATGGCTTATGCCAACCAGGGCTTTATCTCGCTGAGTATAGAAATACATGGTATTTCACCTTTGCTGGATAATGAAACCTATGCTAATATCAGCAATGCTTTTGGTAATTATTGGTGGAACCAGCTGGATGACAGGGATAATTACTATTATAAAAGCGTATACCTCGGTTGTGTGCGGGCAATAGACTTTTTGTGCAGCCTGCCTGAGTTTGATGGTAAAAACGTAGCAGTAGCAGGTGGCAGCCAGGGTGGCGCTTTGGCTATTGTTACGGCAGCACTGGATAAGCGGGTGAAATGCCTGGTAAGCTTTTATCCTGCTTTGTGTGATATTACGGGATACTTACATAATCGTGCAGGTGGATGGCCGCATTTACTGTCGCAGGCTAACCAGCAGCAAAACAACAAGCCGGAAAAACTGCGCACCCTGAGTTATTACGATGTGGTGAATTTTGCCAAACAGATAACGGTACCAGGTTTTTATTCCTGGGGATATAATGATAATACCGTGCCACCTACCTCCGTGTTTGCGGCGGTGAATTCGGTAAAAGCGCCTAAGAATATAGTGCTAACGCCTATTTCGGGGCATTGGCGGTTTCCGGAAACCAACGAGACTTCTATGGCCTGGGTAAAGCAACAACTGGGCTTAGATAGCGCCCCAAAACAACCTTAA
- a CDS encoding phosphatase PAP2 family protein produces MIRSFITGLAFLTATLPATLNAQSAIVPDSGKTHFAIKPTLLVPMAMVGYGFAALHTPVFKNWNTDVHGRLANMNIEQHIHVDNYLQWTPAAAVYALNLAGIKGRNNFTNRTFLFGIATLIQGATIHSLKRMTQETRPDYSNKLSFPSGHTATAFASAEFMRMEYKDVSPWYGIAGYAVAATTGYLRMYNNKHWLSDVVTGAGIGILSTQASYFLYPKVVKLLQKKQTVSPYINDPAAMAMN; encoded by the coding sequence ATGATAAGATCATTCATTACTGGCCTGGCTTTTTTAACAGCTACCCTCCCGGCTACCTTGAACGCTCAATCAGCGATAGTTCCGGATTCAGGCAAAACCCATTTTGCCATTAAACCTACCCTATTGGTACCCATGGCAATGGTAGGCTATGGCTTTGCTGCTTTACACACTCCTGTATTTAAAAATTGGAATACCGATGTACATGGCCGCTTAGCCAACATGAACATAGAACAACATATACACGTAGATAATTATTTACAATGGACGCCCGCTGCTGCCGTTTATGCATTAAACCTGGCCGGTATTAAAGGACGCAACAACTTTACCAACAGAACTTTCCTGTTTGGTATTGCCACCCTGATACAGGGCGCTACCATCCATTCCTTAAAAAGAATGACCCAGGAAACAAGGCCCGATTATTCCAACAAGCTCTCCTTCCCTTCCGGCCATACAGCCACGGCTTTTGCCAGTGCCGAATTTATGCGCATGGAATATAAAGATGTATCGCCCTGGTATGGCATAGCCGGCTATGCAGTAGCTGCCACCACCGGCTATTTAAGAATGTATAACAATAAACACTGGTTAAGCGATGTAGTAACGGGTGCAGGAATCGGCATCTTATCTACACAGGCTTCTTACTTTTTATATCCTAAAGTGGTAAAGCTGTTGCAGAAAAAGCAAACGGTTTCTCCCTATATCAATGATCCTGCTGCAATGGCAATGAACTAA
- a CDS encoding TonB-dependent receptor encodes MLRLLTGCCLAALLSTPVLLSAQTREKLQTVENTGSITGRILSVDSLPMELISVSLVELKRGTLTSMTGEYRLDHVLPGKYTLRIQLLGAKEIDIPVEITVGEVVTNSYQLTKENIQALQEVRVVNSVNRFAKKESVYVARMPLKNLENPQVYNSVSKELIQEQMAVDLGSVAKSVPGAGIPMIANQGRVTFRSRGFETEPNARNGVAGAAFSNIDVANLEKFEAIKGPSSALFGTNISSSYGGLFNRVTKKPYNGTGVEVGYTGGSWNYNRLAFDVNTPVNADKTALLRFNGATTFDRSFQDQGFTNNLSLAPSFSYQISDRLSMLLDIEYGQAKGTSVVRFNPAATGKVQSIVDMKFPYNKTFMGNDITYSTQMLNIFAQFNYKISESWTSQTVVSRARSSINGYITALNGVTDSTLRGNVITGYTNFIATDIQQNFIGDFKLGKFRNRIVAGLDYYNNFNDFDRTTVSTPTINFVNPPLDYRISRYKIDSIASRVTSSTALRKENAGDNTYAAYVSDVFNITDRWLVMASLRVDRYQYKGVYNVTSGLTSGGLGTSGTQAGPYGQTSLSHKLGMVYEIYKNHVSLFGNYLNGFYNRSGASFEGVAFKPEHGNQLEFGVKADVLDHKLVATVSYYNIRVKDILRTDTVAANANNGYQIQDGTQVSKGVEVDITANPVNGLNIVAGYAYNNSKLTKADSTVNGLRPALSGPEHTYNLWISYRIPGGNLKGFGAGFGGNAGSMSYQTNTYKSKLIIPSYTLLDATIFYDQPKFRIGFKVDNITSEKAWSIRLTPQNPAKFLGSLTLKF; translated from the coding sequence ATGTTACGTTTATTAACCGGCTGCTGTTTGGCAGCCTTACTCAGTACCCCCGTACTATTATCGGCCCAGACCAGAGAAAAATTACAAACCGTAGAAAATACAGGAAGCATTACAGGTCGCATTTTATCCGTAGACAGTTTGCCCATGGAACTGATTTCTGTTTCGTTGGTAGAGCTGAAAAGAGGCACCCTTACCAGTATGACCGGTGAATACAGACTAGATCATGTTTTGCCTGGAAAATATACCCTGCGCATTCAGCTGCTGGGAGCTAAAGAAATTGATATTCCGGTAGAGATAACAGTGGGCGAAGTAGTTACCAACAGTTACCAGCTTACCAAAGAAAATATCCAGGCGCTGCAGGAAGTAAGGGTGGTGAACAGCGTAAACAGATTTGCGAAAAAGGAAAGTGTATACGTGGCGCGTATGCCATTGAAAAACCTGGAAAACCCACAGGTATATAACTCGGTTTCTAAAGAACTGATACAGGAGCAAATGGCGGTGGACTTAGGTAGCGTGGCTAAAAGCGTACCGGGTGCCGGCATTCCTATGATTGCTAACCAGGGACGTGTTACTTTCCGCTCCCGTGGTTTTGAAACTGAACCTAACGCCCGTAATGGTGTGGCGGGTGCTGCTTTTTCTAATATAGATGTGGCCAACCTGGAAAAATTTGAAGCCATTAAAGGCCCTTCTTCTGCTTTATTCGGAACTAACATTTCCAGCAGTTATGGTGGTTTGTTTAACCGTGTAACCAAAAAGCCTTATAACGGTACCGGTGTGGAAGTAGGCTATACAGGTGGCAGCTGGAACTACAACAGGCTTGCATTTGATGTAAACACTCCGGTGAATGCAGATAAAACGGCATTGTTGCGCTTTAATGGCGCTACCACTTTCGACAGAAGCTTTCAGGATCAGGGTTTTACCAATAACCTGAGCCTGGCACCCAGCTTTTCGTACCAGATCTCTGACCGTTTGTCTATGTTACTGGATATAGAATATGGACAGGCAAAAGGTACTTCTGTAGTGCGTTTTAATCCGGCTGCAACTGGTAAGGTGCAATCTATTGTTGACATGAAATTCCCTTACAACAAAACGTTTATGGGCAATGATATCACTTATAGCACACAGATGCTGAACATATTTGCGCAGTTCAATTATAAGATATCTGAAAGCTGGACTTCACAAACTGTTGTTTCCCGTGCACGTTCTTCTATTAATGGTTATATCACTGCATTGAACGGTGTTACTGATTCTACATTGCGTGGTAACGTTATTACAGGATATACCAACTTTATTGCTACCGATATTCAGCAAAACTTTATCGGCGATTTTAAGCTGGGTAAATTTCGTAACCGTATTGTGGCAGGGTTGGATTACTATAACAACTTTAATGATTTTGACCGTACTACGGTAAGTACCCCTACTATTAATTTTGTGAATCCTCCGTTAGATTACAGGATATCGCGCTATAAGATAGATTCTATCGCCAGCAGAGTTACTTCATCTACTGCATTGCGTAAAGAGAATGCTGGTGATAATACCTATGCTGCTTATGTGTCTGATGTGTTTAATATCACAGACCGTTGGTTGGTAATGGCTAGTTTACGGGTAGATCGTTATCAGTATAAAGGTGTGTATAATGTTACTTCCGGACTTACCAGCGGTGGTTTAGGTACCAGTGGCACACAGGCAGGTCCTTATGGACAAACCTCTTTATCTCATAAGTTAGGTATGGTGTATGAGATCTACAAAAATCATGTGTCTTTATTCGGTAACTACCTGAATGGGTTTTATAACAGGAGTGGCGCTTCTTTTGAAGGCGTTGCCTTTAAACCGGAGCATGGTAACCAGCTTGAGTTTGGTGTAAAGGCAGATGTGTTGGATCATAAATTGGTGGCTACTGTAAGTTATTACAATATTCGTGTGAAGGATATCCTGCGTACTGATACGGTAGCTGCCAATGCTAACAACGGTTATCAGATACAGGATGGTACCCAGGTAAGCAAAGGTGTAGAAGTGGATATCACTGCTAACCCTGTGAATGGATTGAACATTGTGGCAGGTTATGCTTATAACAACAGTAAGTTAACGAAGGCTGATTCTACTGTAAATGGATTACGCCCTGCTTTATCAGGTCCTGAGCATACCTACAATTTGTGGATCAGCTATCGCATACCTGGTGGTAATCTGAAAGGCTTTGGTGCCGGCTTTGGTGGCAACGCTGGTAGCATGAGCTATCAAACCAATACCTATAAAAGCAAATTAATTATCCCGTCTTATACTTTACTGGATGCTACTATCTTCTACGATCAGCCTAAATTCCGTATTGGCTTTAAAGTAGATAATATCACCAGCGAAAAAGCATGGAGCATTCGTTTAACTCCTCAAAACCCGGCTAAGTTTTTGGGTAGCTTAACATTGAAGTTTTAA
- a CDS encoding histidine kinase dimerization/phosphoacceptor domain -containing protein, translating into MWLVVPLLSFSQVNSNEDAQMLWQLRKASADNDRVHLLLRAGKYYLLREYYLFKTGNPRTQLDSASYFAETALQLSRSLQYENGVNEALLLKGDAFIRKSEMKNALNLLEALHDSTRFRLLIILARHYLFHTDRTKKDLDSSVLFLEQANKIALIHLSEKWQGERIHIRAMHAYITDGWQQSKKLYLEAISKISTAGNEETEALLWHELATLIPLHEKTGVTRLYCFEKMYALYKTSGNLERTAWVLKTIADIHLVNGKLDAAETELLEVLERYKAIGYRDLHYIYDLLAVTCRYKGDFNKCIFYGLKAVEYMEATHDSTSALTFYSRLANMYRESGQPDKSVEWYAKTLRERSFKDDNNVHIFRDAGFFARELIKVKREKDALVYILDIRAKSKPIGVYAVACLTGSLAYCYHAVKEERQADRYYLELIKLSGQLQGNNEITTDVYYEIGRYFIGKLQYGKAAVYLQRALDTDAAHALAVAKDIHLMLYRADSGMGNYASAMQHLLRHKQLSDSIFNETKSWQMEELRVQYEAAKREKNIETLNTQNQLQRIGVQQANRTRNITLACVALLLIIVGLLYNRYLIKHKTNRKLEAQRKELDRKNSYLEALNIQQDILLKEKEWLIKEVHHRVKNNLQMVTSLLNSQTAYLNNDAAVLAIKDSLRRMQAMSLIHQKLYQAENVSSIAMQGYIDDLVTYLQDSFINSGHIVFEQQVEELELDVSQAVPLGLIINECFVNAIKYAFPGERKGIIGIHLQHDDDEYIQLHISDNGVGLPGGFDLMAHPSLGINLVRGLVKQLKGNITIVSDNGLSVTIRFAVVSKQSVDVTFVHS; encoded by the coding sequence ATGTGGTTGGTTGTTCCGCTATTGTCATTTTCCCAGGTAAACAGTAATGAGGATGCACAAATGTTATGGCAGCTTCGAAAGGCGAGTGCCGACAATGATCGTGTGCATCTATTGCTAAGGGCGGGTAAATATTACCTGTTGAGGGAATATTACCTGTTTAAAACGGGTAACCCACGAACGCAGTTGGACAGTGCTTCTTATTTCGCAGAAACAGCGCTTCAATTAAGCCGGTCTTTACAATATGAAAACGGAGTGAATGAAGCACTTTTATTAAAAGGCGACGCCTTTATCAGGAAAAGTGAAATGAAAAATGCACTTAACCTGTTAGAGGCGTTGCACGATTCCACTCGTTTCCGGTTACTGATTATATTAGCCCGGCATTACCTGTTTCATACAGACAGAACTAAAAAAGACCTGGATAGCTCGGTGCTTTTTTTAGAGCAGGCCAATAAAATAGCCCTGATTCACTTATCAGAAAAGTGGCAGGGTGAACGTATACATATCAGGGCCATGCATGCCTATATTACCGATGGTTGGCAGCAAAGCAAAAAGTTATACCTGGAAGCCATCAGCAAAATCAGTACTGCCGGTAATGAAGAAACAGAAGCACTATTGTGGCACGAACTGGCAACGTTGATTCCGTTGCATGAGAAAACAGGCGTTACCAGGCTTTATTGTTTTGAAAAAATGTATGCGCTGTATAAAACAAGCGGAAACCTTGAAAGGACGGCATGGGTGTTAAAAACGATAGCCGATATACACCTGGTGAATGGTAAGCTGGATGCAGCTGAAACAGAATTGCTGGAGGTGCTGGAGCGTTATAAAGCAATCGGATACCGGGATCTGCATTATATATACGATCTGCTGGCGGTAACCTGCCGCTATAAGGGTGATTTTAATAAGTGCATATTTTATGGATTAAAGGCGGTGGAATACATGGAGGCAACACATGATTCTACTTCGGCGCTTACTTTTTACAGCCGCCTTGCCAATATGTACAGGGAATCGGGCCAGCCAGACAAAAGTGTAGAGTGGTATGCAAAAACGCTTAGAGAGCGGAGTTTTAAAGATGATAACAACGTGCACATATTCAGGGATGCCGGCTTTTTTGCAAGGGAGCTTATAAAAGTAAAAAGGGAAAAAGATGCTTTGGTGTATATTCTCGATATCAGGGCAAAAAGCAAGCCCATTGGTGTGTATGCAGTGGCTTGCCTTACAGGTTCTTTAGCGTATTGCTATCATGCAGTAAAAGAAGAACGGCAGGCCGACAGATATTATCTTGAATTGATAAAATTGTCTGGCCAGCTACAGGGCAACAATGAAATCACTACCGATGTGTATTACGAAATAGGCAGGTACTTTATAGGTAAGTTGCAATACGGAAAAGCGGCCGTTTATTTACAAAGGGCGCTGGATACGGATGCGGCTCATGCGCTGGCAGTGGCCAAAGATATTCACCTGATGTTGTACAGAGCCGATTCCGGTATGGGTAATTATGCTTCGGCCATGCAACATTTGCTCAGGCACAAACAGCTGAGTGATTCCATTTTCAATGAAACCAAAAGTTGGCAAATGGAAGAGTTAAGGGTGCAGTACGAAGCCGCTAAAAGAGAAAAAAATATTGAAACGCTTAACACGCAAAACCAATTACAGCGTATTGGAGTGCAGCAAGCCAACAGGACAAGGAATATTACGCTTGCCTGTGTGGCTCTATTACTGATCATTGTAGGGTTATTATACAACCGTTACCTGATAAAGCATAAAACTAACCGTAAGCTGGAAGCACAGCGAAAAGAATTAGATCGTAAGAATAGTTACCTGGAAGCATTGAATATCCAACAGGATATATTATTGAAAGAAAAAGAATGGCTTATTAAAGAGGTGCATCACCGGGTAAAAAATAATCTTCAAATGGTGACAAGCCTGCTGAACTCGCAAACTGCCTATCTTAATAATGATGCTGCTGTGTTGGCGATAAAAGATAGTTTGCGGCGCATGCAGGCGATGTCGTTGATTCATCAAAAGCTTTACCAGGCTGAAAATGTATCGTCCATTGCTATGCAGGGATATATTGATGACCTGGTAACTTACTTACAAGACAGTTTTATTAACAGCGGCCACATAGTGTTTGAACAGCAGGTGGAAGAGCTGGAGCTGGATGTATCACAAGCTGTTCCGCTGGGGCTTATCATCAATGAATGTTTTGTAAATGCCATCAAATACGCATTTCCTGGTGAGCGGAAGGGCATTATTGGTATTCATTTACAACATGACGATGATGAGTACATACAGCTTCATATTTCAGATAATGGCGTAGGCTTGCCGGGTGGATTTGATCTGATGGCGCATCCATCTCTTGGAATTAACCTGGTGCGTGGACTGGTAAAGCAGTTAAAAGGTAATATTACTATTGTAAGTGATAATGGTTTAAGTGTAACAATCAGATTTGCCGTAGTGAGTAAGCAGAGTGTAGATGTTACATTCGTTCATTCTTAA
- a CDS encoding sigma 54-interacting response regulator: MNKKLLIVEDEFVVANDLQLILTQAGYAITGIAASAEEAEEYLQKQTPDLVILDIRLNGKRSGIALARKLKHENIAFIYLSANSNQKVLEEAKATEPYGFLVKPFREKDLLIALDIAWYRHTHSLESKLRNEERLQIKLTEINKEEGDVQQKIRKLAGVIQSFIPFDFIAAGVRPLNTEKFSDIGYLRVGFDEYQLIGEKELITITGLHKDALYSVIENSHADRDAGIYNSEKSVDNSGNHSLQRMLLDGLRLDTYLVFPVAAGYGLSIHYFFYSRQPGIYNQSHIAFLNRIKTWLANLSEKIIYYETSVPEYNKLSVPPGEEQADAAFCPGFKSIIGNHHLLLAALDLATQVAPYSTSVLILGESGTGKEKVAESIHALSNRNKGPFIKVNCAAIPVTLVESELFGHEKGAFTGAIEKRKGKFELADNGTIFLDEIGELPLAIQVKLLRVLQEREIEHVGGSVPVKVNVRIVTATNRDLEKEVAEGRFRLDLYYRLNVFPITLPPLRERKTDIEALSVFFGNKFCKAFNKPFHGIADAMLQKIHAYSWPGNIRELENVIEQSVVLNDGRTKLQLMREFSPAIVDSNEKPGIHTFDEVRHVQQETERAYIASVLQKTKGRIRGVNGAAELLNIKPTTLESKMAKLNIKKQDFN, translated from the coding sequence ATGAATAAAAAATTGCTTATTGTTGAAGATGAATTTGTAGTAGCCAATGACCTGCAATTAATATTAACGCAGGCGGGCTATGCTATAACAGGTATTGCTGCCTCAGCCGAAGAGGCGGAGGAGTATTTGCAAAAGCAAACTCCCGACCTGGTTATCCTGGATATCCGGTTAAATGGAAAGCGCTCGGGAATTGCCCTTGCCAGGAAGTTAAAGCACGAAAATATTGCATTCATTTATTTGTCTGCCAACTCCAATCAAAAAGTGCTGGAAGAAGCAAAGGCTACGGAGCCTTATGGTTTTTTAGTGAAACCATTCCGGGAAAAAGACCTGTTGATTGCATTGGATATTGCCTGGTATCGTCATACGCACAGCCTTGAATCGAAATTGCGTAATGAAGAGCGTTTGCAAATAAAGCTCACAGAAATCAATAAGGAAGAGGGGGATGTACAACAAAAAATACGGAAGCTGGCCGGGGTTATTCAATCTTTTATCCCGTTTGATTTTATCGCAGCAGGAGTAAGGCCACTGAATACAGAAAAGTTTAGTGATATAGGCTATTTACGTGTTGGGTTTGATGAATACCAGTTGATTGGTGAAAAAGAATTAATCACCATCACTGGTTTGCATAAAGACGCCTTGTATAGTGTTATCGAAAATAGTCATGCGGATAGAGATGCTGGTATTTATAACAGCGAAAAATCAGTAGATAATTCCGGCAACCATTCGTTGCAAAGAATGTTGTTAGACGGTTTGCGATTGGATACATACCTGGTATTCCCGGTTGCTGCGGGTTATGGCTTGTCCATTCATTATTTTTTCTATAGCAGGCAGCCCGGTATATATAACCAAAGCCATATCGCCTTTCTAAACCGGATAAAAACATGGCTGGCAAACCTGTCGGAAAAAATAATCTATTACGAAACATCGGTGCCTGAATATAATAAGCTGTCCGTTCCGCCAGGTGAGGAGCAGGCGGATGCTGCATTTTGTCCCGGTTTCAAAAGCATTATTGGTAATCATCATCTTTTATTAGCTGCATTAGATCTGGCAACGCAGGTGGCTCCTTATAGTACCTCTGTGCTGATACTGGGAGAGAGCGGTACGGGTAAAGAAAAGGTGGCCGAATCTATCCATGCGCTTTCCAACAGGAACAAAGGCCCGTTCATTAAAGTGAACTGTGCGGCTATTCCGGTAACATTGGTAGAGTCGGAGTTGTTTGGCCATGAAAAAGGTGCTTTTACAGGGGCTATTGAAAAGCGCAAAGGAAAGTTTGAGCTGGCAGATAACGGAACTATTTTTTTAGATGAGATTGGTGAGCTGCCATTGGCCATACAAGTGAAATTATTACGGGTTTTACAGGAAAGGGAGATTGAGCATGTTGGTGGCAGTGTGCCTGTGAAAGTCAATGTTCGTATTGTAACGGCCACTAACCGTGACCTGGAAAAGGAAGTAGCCGAAGGCAGGTTCCGGCTTGATTTGTATTATCGGCTGAATGTGTTTCCCATAACGTTGCCGCCACTGCGTGAGCGTAAAACAGATATAGAAGCACTATCTGTATTTTTTGGTAATAAATTTTGTAAGGCATTCAATAAGCCTTTTCATGGCATTGCAGACGCTATGCTTCAAAAGATACACGCATATAGTTGGCCTGGCAATATTCGCGAACTGGAGAATGTGATAGAGCAGTCTGTTGTTTTGAATGATGGCAGAACAAAATTGCAGTTAATGCGGGAGTTTTCGCCGGCTATTGTTGATAGCAACGAAAAACCGGGCATCCACACCTTTGATGAGGTAAGGCATGTGCAGCAGGAAACAGAAAGAGCCTATATCGCTTCCGTTCTTCAAAAAACAAAAGGGCGTATACGTGGAGTGAATGGTGCCGCAGAGTTATTAAACATCAAACCTACCACTCTTGAATCTAAAATGGCCAAACTGAATATAAAGAAGCAGGATTTTAATTAA
- a CDS encoding 2TM domain-containing protein: MTYQTQWNEATVDSKKGFRIHFLVFVLAIPVMWIVWYFTSRSYPWPLWSTIAWGIGVLFHYLGVFVFKKPKNN; this comes from the coding sequence ATGACCTATCAAACGCAATGGAACGAAGCTACCGTCGATTCTAAAAAAGGTTTCAGAATCCATTTCCTTGTTTTCGTGCTTGCTATACCTGTTATGTGGATAGTATGGTACTTTACCAGCAGAAGCTATCCCTGGCCGTTATGGTCTACCATAGCCTGGGGCATCGGTGTGCTTTTTCATTACCTGGGTGTGTTTGTTTTTAAAAAACCAAAGAATAATTAA
- a CDS encoding cupin domain-containing protein: protein MNQQQKTFRRIVTGHDAAGNAILISDAPPTHTQLVGGPGGPTFFEVWHTLETPALIYAQPVEPGENGLVLPPPKNGTRIRVIEFPPEGEEIQKLTGADAAAKFKSMGDEKASTSNEAAPHPLMHRTKTVDYGIVLEGEITLVLDKEEAIIRAGDIIVQNGTNHAWANRSGNICRMVFILIDGAFTDEVVHPKN from the coding sequence ATGAATCAGCAACAAAAAACATTCAGACGTATTGTAACCGGGCATGATGCAGCAGGTAACGCCATTCTTATTTCTGATGCGCCACCTACACATACGCAACTGGTGGGCGGGCCAGGCGGACCTACCTTTTTTGAAGTATGGCATACATTGGAAACGCCGGCATTGATTTATGCGCAGCCGGTAGAGCCTGGTGAAAATGGGCTGGTATTGCCCCCTCCTAAAAACGGCACCCGTATACGGGTGATTGAATTTCCACCGGAAGGAGAAGAGATTCAAAAACTTACCGGCGCAGATGCGGCAGCTAAATTCAAATCAATGGGGGATGAAAAAGCTTCCACCTCTAACGAGGCGGCGCCACACCCATTGATGCACCGTACTAAAACAGTGGATTATGGCATTGTACTGGAAGGCGAAATAACATTGGTGCTGGATAAGGAAGAAGCGATTATCCGGGCGGGGGATATTATTGTGCAAAATGGTACCAATCATGCCTGGGCCAACCGCTCCGGCAACATTTGCCGTATGGTGTTTATCCTGATCGACGGAGCGTTTACCGATGAAGTAGTACATCCTAAAAACTAA
- a CDS encoding carboxymuconolactone decarboxylase family protein, giving the protein MRIQPLPPDTLDKEIRPVHDEIANLIGRSQSQVTMIDATGALLGPFPAMLHYPQFGIPALSFLRALDMHATLDKRVREVAILTVGAAFSARFELYAHEIMAEAFGIAPDIIASLVAGNHPDGLSEQEAIAHTIARVLVAGRVVPDATYKRAVLLLGQDAVAELFFLIAGYCLIATILNGFDMPVPEHGSDMRAFS; this is encoded by the coding sequence ATGCGTATTCAACCATTACCTCCGGATACGCTGGATAAAGAAATTCGTCCGGTGCATGATGAAATTGCCAACCTTATAGGACGAAGCCAAAGCCAGGTTACCATGATAGATGCAACTGGTGCATTGCTGGGGCCTTTCCCGGCCATGTTGCATTATCCGCAGTTTGGTATACCGGCGTTAAGTTTTCTCCGGGCGCTTGATATGCATGCCACATTAGATAAACGTGTACGGGAAGTGGCCATACTCACTGTAGGGGCCGCTTTTAGTGCCCGTTTCGAGCTGTATGCCCACGAAATAATGGCCGAAGCTTTTGGTATAGCTCCCGATATTATAGCATCGCTTGTAGCAGGCAACCATCCTGATGGTTTAAGCGAACAGGAAGCTATTGCGCATACTATTGCGCGTGTGCTGGTGGCCGGGCGTGTGGTGCCGGATGCTACTTATAAGCGGGCTGTTCTGTTGCTGGGGCAGGATGCTGTGGCAGAGCTCTTCTTTCTTATTGCAGGGTATTGTCTGATAGCCACCATCCTAAACGGATTTGATATGCCAGTGCCTGAACATGGCAGCGATATGAGGGCTTTCTCTTAA